A window of the Cannabis sativa cultivar Pink pepper isolate KNU-18-1 chromosome X, ASM2916894v1, whole genome shotgun sequence genome harbors these coding sequences:
- the LOC133032037 gene encoding uncharacterized protein LOC133032037, giving the protein MGMGEGMGMGTRMEMEMGRGTGMGIAMGMGMGLAMEIGIGMGMGIGMGMGIRMGMGQGMGIGMRMQIGMGMGMGMGRGMGMAMLLGMGLGMGMGIRIGMGQGMECECKWEWDWEWARNGNGNRSGLRNGNGNGNAKAMGMAMAIGMEMRMGMGIGMGIKMGMGVVMGRRMGIGV; this is encoded by the exons atgggaatgggcgagggaatgggaatgggcacGAGAATGGAAATGGAAATGGGTCGAGGAACGGGAATGGGAATCgcaatgggaatgggaatgggcttGGCAATGGAAattggaataggaatgggaatgggaataggaatgggaatgggaatacgAATGGGAATGGGCCAGGGCATGGGAATTGGAATGCGAATgcaaataggaatgggaatgggaatgggaatgggtcgGGGAATGGGAATGGCAATGCTATTGGGAATGGGATTGGGAATGGGGATGGGAATCAGAATCGGAATGGGCCaaggaatg gaatgcgAATGCAAATGGGAATGGGATTGGGAATGGGCcaggaatgggaatggaaatAGGAGTGGGCtgaggaatgggaatgggaatgggaatgcgaAGGCAATGGGAATGGCAATGGCAATTGGAATGGAGATGCGGATGGGGATGGGAATCGGAATGGGAATTAAAATGGGAATGGGAGTGGTAATGGGTCGGAGAATGGGAATTGGGGTTTGA